From a single Intestinibaculum porci genomic region:
- a CDS encoding tyrosine-type recombinase/integrase, whose translation MNEFYRYIRKYLVVYLPTLRKMSKQTIKTYKESINQFLDFVSEIKEVNIENINFETIDSATLQMFVTELDRLKMKSSSINVRISAIRSFYKYVSSVDHSLMVYRNEIMKVPLRKNKNQGREMEYLTVEQIDEILHIPNPYNPIGLRDLMILMVLYDSAVRVNELRHIRIRDIYFGRVSYIRVTGKGSKVRNTPITSNTAKIIKKYLNTYHCNPVSECFLIYPSNTNATITMSDDNINRIIKKYACMTSSIEYGNKIHAHMFRHSRAMHLRKSGMSLELIAEFLGHSDLSTTLIYSSADVEMKAKAINKAMENLFSNEKESEEETNSDFKVLVGLK comes from the coding sequence ATGAATGAATTTTACAGATATATCAGAAAGTATCTTGTAGTGTATCTTCCAACACTGAGAAAAATGAGCAAGCAAACAATAAAAACATACAAAGAATCAATAAATCAATTTTTGGACTTTGTTTCTGAAATAAAAGAAGTCAATATTGAAAATATTAATTTTGAAACTATAGATTCTGCAACACTTCAAATGTTTGTTACTGAATTAGATCGTTTAAAAATGAAAAGTTCTTCCATTAATGTTCGTATTTCTGCGATCAGGTCGTTTTATAAATATGTTTCGTCAGTCGATCACTCTTTAATGGTGTATCGAAATGAAATAATGAAAGTTCCTCTGAGGAAAAACAAAAACCAGGGCCGAGAAATGGAATATTTGACTGTCGAACAAATAGATGAAATTTTGCATATTCCCAATCCATATAATCCAATCGGATTAAGAGATCTAATGATATTGATGGTACTTTATGATTCTGCAGTTCGTGTCAACGAACTCCGCCACATTCGAATTAGGGATATCTATTTCGGAAGAGTATCATATATAAGGGTAACAGGAAAAGGATCAAAAGTACGAAATACGCCAATCACTTCAAATACAGCTAAAATAATAAAAAAATATCTAAATACATATCACTGCAATCCGGTGTCCGAGTGTTTTCTTATTTACCCATCCAACACTAATGCTACAATTACGATGTCTGATGATAACATAAATAGGATAATAAAAAAGTATGCATGTATGACAAGCTCAATTGAATACGGAAATAAGATACATGCCCATATGTTTAGACACTCAAGAGCGATGCATTTAAGAAAAAGCGGAATGTCATTAGAACTGATAGCTGAATTTCTAGGACATTCAGACTTATCTACCACTTTAATCTATTCCTCAGCAGATGTAGAAATGAAGGCTAAAGCAATAAACAAAGCTATGGAAAATTTATTTTCAAATGAGAAAGAATCAGAGGAAGAAACTAACAGTGATTTTAAAGTGCTGGTTGGTCTAAAATAA
- a CDS encoding DUF3846 domain-containing protein, with protein MKNKEMNEVLVYLSKKYHGCNNDIFKALKAKEEAPEDKVKVANASVHSNVVTIVDEEYPDYLKDIDNPPIVLYTAGDIAMLNDDHEIGAYISDAGVRVFTRIEPSYDSAGNVSINYCFASEDEALLDRIVNDCKKRQMPLRDYHLDFAKNDKDLINVVVIARGKAPYMTTITNKLECYQSIVGGNIEVVPVSDHTVILCDDEGKLKGKAANRYFKNDVICGTFIVIGTDGENLRSLTSQEAKDTQMRFSKSITNGLVKGMTKKMS; from the coding sequence ATGAAAAATAAAGAAATGAATGAAGTACTTGTGTATTTATCCAAAAAGTACCATGGCTGTAACAATGATATTTTTAAGGCTCTTAAGGCAAAAGAAGAAGCTCCAGAGGATAAGGTTAAAGTGGCAAATGCTAGTGTGCACAGTAACGTAGTTACGATTGTTGATGAGGAATATCCTGATTATCTCAAAGATATTGATAATCCACCAATTGTTCTTTACACAGCTGGAGATATAGCAATGCTTAATGATGACCACGAAATCGGAGCTTACATCAGTGATGCTGGAGTACGAGTATTTACCAGAATTGAGCCATCATACGATAGTGCGGGTAATGTGAGCATTAATTATTGCTTTGCAAGTGAAGATGAAGCATTGCTTGATCGCATTGTTAATGACTGTAAAAAGCGTCAAATGCCATTAAGAGATTATCATCTGGATTTTGCAAAGAACGATAAGGATCTAATCAATGTCGTTGTAATCGCAAGAGGTAAAGCCCCATATATGACAACGATAACTAATAAACTGGAATGTTATCAAAGCATTGTAGGCGGCAATATTGAGGTGGTGCCTGTAAGTGATCACACGGTTATCCTGTGTGATGATGAGGGCAAACTTAAAGGAAAAGCAGCTAATAGATACTTTAAAAACGATGTGATATGTGGAACTTTTATAGTTATTGGCACTGATGGAGAAAATTTAAGAAGTCTCACTTCACAAGAAGCTAAAGATACACAAATGAGATTTTCGAAATCGATAACAAATGGGCTGGTAAAAGGTATGACCAAGAAAATGAGTTGA
- a CDS encoding CapA family protein has protein sequence MKKITCSFLSVMTILGLSMTGIQAQESATIVAVGDTMCHDSVNNTHYNKKTKRYDYSPIFKNVKHYFKDKTIAVANLETTMNPKRKVSGYPQFNSPSRLAKDLKDLGIDLTTTANNHCLDTGYQGIVSTIKILNQNKLAHTGTFTSQKARNTILMKNLNGIKTAFLAFTYETNGLRTNKSYAVNYIDKKEMKRQIGLAKKAGAQAIVVSMHWGIEYHTQPSREQKDLAKFLVKNGVNVILGSHPHVLQPMKRITVKDHGKVKKGFVIYSLGNFFSAQRKPHTQEAIILRLKLVKDQKGVHVGKVSYAPIYTGKHYQLQDLKAPKSSFAKKEKAAIQKIVGHV, from the coding sequence ATGAAAAAAATAACATGCAGTTTCTTATCTGTCATGACCATCTTAGGACTCAGCATGACGGGTATTCAAGCGCAGGAGAGCGCCACGATCGTGGCCGTGGGGGATACAATGTGTCATGACAGTGTCAATAACACCCACTACAACAAAAAGACCAAGCGTTATGATTATTCACCGATCTTTAAGAATGTCAAACATTACTTTAAAGACAAAACTATTGCCGTAGCGAATTTAGAAACGACAATGAATCCAAAACGTAAGGTATCCGGATATCCGCAGTTTAATTCCCCGTCGCGTCTCGCGAAGGATTTAAAAGATTTAGGGATTGATCTGACGACAACGGCTAATAATCACTGTTTAGATACGGGTTATCAGGGCATTGTCTCAACGATTAAGATCTTAAATCAAAACAAATTAGCACATACCGGCACCTTTACCAGTCAAAAAGCGAGAAATACTATTTTAATGAAGAACTTAAATGGGATTAAAACAGCTTTTCTTGCTTTCACATATGAAACCAATGGATTACGTACAAACAAATCTTATGCCGTCAATTACATTGACAAAAAGGAAATGAAAAGACAAATTGGCTTAGCTAAGAAAGCCGGTGCACAGGCCATTGTGGTGAGTATGCACTGGGGCATTGAATATCATACCCAGCCAAGTCGTGAACAGAAAGATTTAGCAAAGTTCTTAGTAAAAAATGGCGTCAATGTGATCTTAGGCTCCCATCCCCATGTCTTACAGCCCATGAAACGTATCACGGTAAAAGATCATGGCAAAGTGAAGAAAGGATTTGTCATTTATTCGCTAGGAAATTTCTTCTCAGCCCAGCGTAAGCCACATACCCAGGAAGCGATTATCTTACGTTTAAAACTGGTGAAGGATCAAAAAGGCGTCCATGTGGGAAAAGTATCTTATGCCCCTATTTATACTGGTAAACACTATCAGCTGCAGGATTTAAAAGCGCCAAAGAGCAGTTTTGCGAAAAAGGAAAAAGCCGCTATCCAAAAGATTGTTGGACATGTTTAA
- a CDS encoding IS1634 family transposase — protein MAKRLKVSKSKYSESFTIIEDYYNHDTKKSTTFIVERLGNLKSLMEKYNTDSRDVVMQNLKAYVNELRKKDKEDKSVINISIGANDLIDLNSKNVFNIGYLYIRNILCSLGIADICRQISEKYRFKYDLTDILVDLVCTRVIYPSSKKSSYESAKKFLKEPTYSLADVYRSLKPLCNERYLIEKKLYENSSKMFKKNTSVLYYDCTNFYFEIEEEDDFRKYGKSKENRPNPIVQYGLFMDADGLPLADYVFQGNKNEQFSLRELEAKIEDEFKVAKFVVCADAGLNGWENKVYNDMKKNGAFIVTQPIKKLKKPLKEWAVSHDGWKLQGYPDTYNLDDLADKETIEIEGKKRKISDLVFYKQRWEKTTKKTASSKTKYILEEQIIVTYSRKFAVYQKHIRDKKLERARKLLKNPGKLTKTNQRDPRYYITETAITKDGEVAKEKVYEINESKIAEEEKYDGFYAVTTDLEDDDLSLIINANKQRWEIEESFEIMKSELRTRPMYVQQEDSISGHLLTCFIALLVYRLLEKKFLNEKYTCTEIFSTLRDLNISHLNGTYYVPAFNRTPLVDDLVEIFGFQPSRKIIQQKNLKKFQRVVNSKNSTKLK, from the coding sequence ATGGCTAAGCGACTGAAAGTATCAAAATCAAAATATTCCGAATCGTTCACAATCATTGAGGACTACTACAATCACGACACCAAGAAGAGCACCACCTTCATCGTTGAAAGACTGGGCAATCTTAAGTCGCTAATGGAGAAGTACAACACTGATTCACGCGACGTGGTAATGCAGAACCTGAAAGCCTACGTCAATGAGCTTAGAAAGAAAGACAAGGAAGACAAAAGTGTCATTAACATAAGCATCGGCGCTAATGACCTTATTGATCTGAACTCAAAGAACGTCTTCAACATCGGCTATCTCTATATAAGAAATATTCTGTGTTCCCTGGGAATAGCTGACATCTGCAGACAAATTTCCGAGAAGTACAGATTTAAATACGATCTGACAGACATTCTTGTCGACCTAGTCTGCACCAGAGTCATCTATCCGTCATCAAAGAAGTCTTCCTATGAATCAGCCAAGAAGTTTCTGAAGGAGCCGACCTATTCCCTTGCAGATGTCTACCGCTCCCTGAAGCCGCTGTGCAATGAGCGCTACCTCATAGAAAAGAAGCTTTATGAAAACAGCTCTAAGATGTTCAAGAAGAACACTTCAGTTCTCTACTACGACTGCACCAACTTCTATTTTGAAATAGAGGAAGAGGACGATTTCAGAAAATACGGGAAAAGCAAGGAAAACAGACCAAATCCTATCGTGCAGTATGGACTGTTCATGGATGCGGACGGGCTTCCGCTAGCTGATTACGTATTCCAGGGAAACAAGAATGAGCAGTTCTCGCTCAGGGAGCTGGAAGCAAAGATCGAGGATGAATTTAAAGTCGCTAAGTTCGTGGTATGCGCTGATGCAGGATTAAACGGGTGGGAAAACAAGGTCTACAATGACATGAAGAAAAATGGCGCCTTTATAGTCACCCAGCCTATAAAAAAGCTGAAAAAGCCACTTAAGGAATGGGCCGTATCTCATGACGGATGGAAGCTTCAGGGATATCCGGATACATACAATCTTGATGATCTTGCAGACAAGGAAACCATTGAAATAGAGGGAAAGAAAAGAAAGATCAGTGATCTCGTCTTTTACAAGCAGCGATGGGAAAAGACCACAAAGAAAACAGCATCATCAAAGACAAAATACATCCTGGAAGAGCAGATTATTGTCACCTACTCGAGAAAATTTGCGGTCTATCAGAAGCACATAAGGGACAAGAAACTTGAAAGAGCCAGAAAGCTTCTTAAAAATCCCGGCAAGCTCACTAAAACCAATCAGAGAGATCCCCGCTACTACATTACCGAAACGGCCATTACCAAAGATGGCGAGGTGGCGAAGGAAAAAGTGTATGAAATTAACGAGTCCAAAATAGCAGAAGAGGAAAAGTATGATGGATTCTATGCAGTAACAACCGATCTTGAGGATGATGACCTGTCGCTAATCATCAATGCCAACAAGCAGCGATGGGAAATTGAGGAAAGCTTCGAAATAATGAAAAGCGAGCTGAGAACAAGACCGATGTATGTGCAGCAGGAGGATTCCATAAGCGGTCACCTGTTAACATGCTTCATTGCGCTGCTGGTCTACAGACTTCTTGAGAAGAAGTTCCTTAATGAAAAATATACGTGTACTGAAATATTCAGCACGCTTCGCGACCTTAACATATCTCACCTGAACGGAACATACTATGTTCCAGCATTCAACAGAACACCGCTAGTTGACGATTTAGTCGAAATTTTCGGCTTTCAACCATCAAGAAAGATCATTCAACAAAAAAATTTAAAAAAATTTCAAAGAGTAGTAAATTCTAAAAATAGTACTAAATTGAAATGA
- a CDS encoding tyrosine-type recombinase/integrase, protein MNQNNIYKSFLKKEFNSFFEYRIGLGYSGERYRSVALKLDNYLFENHPDELVLSEEMFNGFITNISHLSDSTVNDYIRFVRLLSTYLKSLDIHCYCPDENMGKRMINRYNPCLLNENSMRKLFNTIDAYKSPSTSPSLFHIVCPVLFRMMYCCGLRPNEPGDLKCSDVNLENGVLTIRYSKRHKTRSIPMSVDLVELCRKYDSVISGIFPNREYFFVIGNGQKVKPSNIRFWLNRVLKISGLQLSKKMRPYDFRHNFATRSILKMHKKGVNPDNYIAKLSAYMGHDSFEETYHYISLMPELLLDLELEIDWDYANSALNGVEIDNE, encoded by the coding sequence ATGAACCAGAATAATATTTATAAGTCATTTTTAAAAAAAGAGTTTAACAGTTTTTTTGAATATCGTATTGGTCTTGGGTATTCAGGGGAAAGATACAGGAGCGTTGCTTTAAAGCTGGATAATTATTTGTTTGAAAATCATCCTGACGAATTAGTTTTGAGTGAAGAGATGTTTAATGGATTCATCACTAATATTTCTCATTTATCTGACAGCACTGTAAATGATTATATTAGATTTGTCAGACTGCTTTCAACATATTTAAAATCCTTGGATATTCATTGCTATTGTCCCGATGAAAATATGGGCAAGAGGATGATAAATAGATATAACCCATGCTTGCTTAATGAGAATTCAATGAGAAAATTATTCAATACAATAGATGCTTATAAAAGCCCCTCAACTTCTCCTTCATTATTTCATATTGTATGCCCAGTATTATTCAGAATGATGTACTGCTGTGGTTTGAGGCCTAATGAACCTGGAGATCTGAAATGCAGTGATGTAAATCTTGAAAATGGTGTTCTAACAATTAGATATTCCAAGCGACATAAAACAAGATCAATACCTATGTCAGTAGACTTGGTAGAATTATGCCGTAAATATGATTCTGTCATTTCAGGTATTTTCCCTAACCGTGAATATTTTTTCGTTATTGGTAATGGGCAAAAAGTCAAACCATCAAATATTCGGTTCTGGCTTAATAGAGTATTAAAAATAAGCGGATTGCAATTATCAAAAAAAATGAGACCGTATGATTTTCGACATAACTTTGCGACAAGATCGATCCTCAAAATGCATAAAAAAGGCGTAAATCCAGATAATTATATAGCCAAACTATCTGCTTATATGGGACATGATTCATTTGAGGAAACCTATCATTATATATCATTAATGCCCGAACTATTACTTGATTTAGAACTGGAAATAGATTGGGACTATGCTAATAGTGCATTGAATGGAGTTGAGATTGATAATGAATGA
- a CDS encoding transposase has product MKYDYYCHNNTFKPGYNVQFGISGGFISEIFINSDANDLRTYIPVMDRFKKDYGHYPQIAVADAGYCSFDNNKFSLIHSIDFYTKYVGMTEENKRITEKNKYKTIHMKQDDGSYKCPEGYSFEEVGERKETRGVYDRIIKQLENKHCGQCPNKSKCTKAKGNRKISISPELESYKDNIRAKLDTPVGKELMNARRIYSEGTFGILKQDYGYDRVYRRGLSGVEEEITLMAIGFNLRKYTKELKDRAMKKREKLLN; this is encoded by the coding sequence ATGAAATACGATTATTATTGTCATAATAATACTTTTAAGCCTGGATATAATGTCCAATTTGGTATTTCAGGTGGGTTTATTAGTGAAATTTTCATTAATTCTGACGCTAATGATCTAAGAACTTATATTCCTGTTATGGATCGCTTTAAAAAAGATTATGGTCATTATCCTCAAATTGCAGTTGCAGATGCAGGATACTGCAGTTTTGATAACAATAAATTCAGTTTAATTCACAGTATTGACTTTTATACCAAATATGTCGGTATGACTGAAGAAAACAAACGTATAACTGAAAAAAATAAGTATAAAACGATACATATGAAGCAGGATGACGGTTCATATAAATGTCCTGAAGGTTATAGTTTTGAAGAAGTCGGTGAACGTAAAGAAACACGAGGGGTATACGATCGAATTATAAAACAGCTTGAAAACAAGCATTGCGGTCAGTGCCCAAACAAGTCTAAATGTACTAAAGCAAAAGGAAATAGAAAAATCTCTATCAGTCCTGAACTGGAATCTTATAAAGATAATATTAGAGCAAAGCTTGATACCCCTGTCGGAAAAGAGTTAATGAATGCCAGAAGAATCTATAGTGAAGGCACATTTGGCATCCTTAAACAAGATTATGGATATGATCGAGTTTACCGCAGAGGGCTATCAGGTGTTGAAGAAGAGATTACTTTAATGGCCATAGGATTTAATTTGCGAAAATATACAAAAGAATTAAAAGATAGAGCTATGAAAAAAAGGGAAAAACTGCTCAATTAA
- a CDS encoding transposase, giving the protein MKLSYQTINGTLYAKIPGKSVRKNGKIVKQGAKHLGKVIDKENNIFFNKERGMFTYDPETGEFGEADESYVSDVQPDKRKRQRTILDYGDAYFVDQLIHHMGYDKVIDEISYKNKDTLYAMVAYYVISNAANCHANTWYEGSFESILYPKANLTSQRISDFMRSIGKSENVLKFFENHMKWIKENISSDKAIIIDSTGLPNSIHMPLTAISNHNGKVSNEARMITTLQRDTGYPLMFRIIPGNIVDMNTLIRSVNVLDNLGNIETDYILSDAGYYTLEDINELYRANIDFLMRLPEKYRLYRDLINKYGPELKQERNMVKYSDRVVYIKQIEVSIGDGHKAYAFLGYDLDQVDHEIHKCLNKSKEMSTMQIQKKLESMGYFVLISSLPFPIEEVLPAYYTRQLVEQYFDLSKGSSKLTPLRVHSEEAVRGHLLLSMIAATINVYIQKKTKKTATNQEGIFMGLRNQKCLVYKTVTSVEEPQKRANDIYNAFNISCPLSYTKRGSDWVPKFHLKRHEDEV; this is encoded by the coding sequence ATGAAGCTCAGTTATCAGACAATTAATGGAACACTTTATGCTAAAATCCCTGGCAAATCAGTCCGCAAAAACGGCAAGATCGTTAAGCAAGGTGCTAAACATTTAGGCAAGGTTATCGATAAGGAAAACAATATCTTTTTCAATAAAGAAAGAGGCATGTTTACCTATGATCCTGAAACTGGTGAATTCGGTGAAGCTGATGAATCCTATGTATCTGATGTTCAGCCTGATAAGCGCAAAAGACAGCGTACTATTCTTGATTATGGCGATGCCTACTTCGTAGATCAGCTTATTCATCATATGGGATATGACAAAGTCATTGATGAAATCAGCTATAAAAACAAAGATACCTTATATGCAATGGTTGCCTACTATGTCATTTCCAACGCTGCTAACTGTCATGCCAATACCTGGTATGAAGGGAGCTTTGAAAGCATTCTTTATCCAAAGGCTAATCTCACATCTCAGAGAATAAGTGACTTTATGAGATCAATTGGCAAATCAGAAAATGTCCTTAAATTCTTTGAAAATCATATGAAGTGGATCAAAGAAAACATTTCGTCTGATAAAGCTATAATCATTGACAGCACAGGGCTTCCTAACAGTATTCATATGCCATTAACTGCAATCAGTAACCACAATGGGAAGGTTTCCAATGAGGCTAGAATGATTACAACACTTCAGAGAGATACAGGCTATCCCCTAATGTTTAGAATTATTCCAGGCAATATCGTTGATATGAATACACTGATCAGATCAGTAAATGTACTTGATAATTTAGGCAATATTGAAACAGACTATATTCTTAGTGATGCTGGTTATTATACCCTTGAGGATATTAATGAGCTTTATCGAGCTAACATCGATTTCCTGATGAGACTGCCTGAGAAATATAGACTATATCGTGATTTGATCAATAAATACGGTCCCGAACTAAAGCAGGAAAGAAATATGGTCAAATATAGTGATAGAGTCGTCTATATCAAACAGATCGAAGTTAGCATTGGTGATGGACATAAGGCTTATGCTTTTCTAGGATATGATCTAGATCAGGTAGATCATGAAATACATAAGTGTCTGAATAAGAGCAAAGAAATGTCAACTATGCAGATCCAAAAAAAGCTTGAATCAATGGGATATTTTGTACTGATTTCAAGTCTTCCATTCCCAATTGAAGAAGTGCTTCCTGCCTACTATACTAGACAGCTGGTTGAGCAGTACTTTGATTTAAGCAAGGGATCATCTAAGCTGACACCACTTCGCGTTCATAGCGAAGAAGCAGTAAGAGGTCACCTGTTATTATCAATGATTGCGGCAACCATTAACGTGTATATCCAAAAGAAAACAAAGAAAACTGCAACCAACCAGGAAGGCATATTCATGGGACTCAGAAATCAGAAGTGCCTCGTCTACAAGACAGTCACTTCAGTTGAAGAGCCACAAAAAAGAGCTAATGATATCTATAATGCGTTTAATATTTCATGCCCACTTTCATACACAAAAAGAGGCAGTGATTGGGTACCAAAATTTCACCTAAAAAGGCATGAAGATGAGGTGTAG
- a CDS encoding transposase: protein MNIYDYIEAPDKNSRTSKYSDLQLFRIVLLSNSDGDYKSTRKTAELCKYNIRYMYVSCGAKPTHMTISRFIKRLKPSVHKLFIDISKTIAKNLGIYFPILTLDGTKFEANANKNTHIWAKATKRYRLQAWKKACKLIIRTNKYFEKHGIDVRYSILKLPDFLYFLAISSKLQQFMLSLGIKPVDGRGHKKSEIQKLYEEYDELALKLFKYTIMFDMLDGRNSCSKTDVDASMLHMNYTDNFFMPINTINNYNCP, encoded by the coding sequence ATGAATATTTACGATTATATTGAAGCTCCTGACAAAAATAGCAGAACTTCTAAATACTCTGATCTACAGTTATTTAGAATTGTGTTACTTTCTAACTCAGACGGTGATTATAAATCCACCAGAAAAACTGCTGAATTGTGTAAGTATAATATCAGATATATGTATGTATCATGTGGTGCTAAGCCTACGCATATGACTATATCCAGATTCATAAAACGGCTAAAGCCTTCCGTTCATAAATTGTTTATTGATATTTCAAAAACTATAGCAAAAAATTTGGGCATATATTTCCCAATTTTGACTCTTGATGGAACTAAATTTGAAGCGAATGCTAATAAAAATACCCACATTTGGGCGAAAGCAACTAAACGCTATCGTCTTCAAGCGTGGAAAAAGGCATGCAAGCTGATAATACGCACAAATAAGTATTTTGAAAAGCATGGAATTGATGTTCGGTATTCTATTCTTAAATTACCTGATTTTCTCTATTTTTTAGCAATTTCATCAAAACTTCAGCAATTTATGCTTTCATTAGGCATTAAGCCTGTTGACGGACGAGGACACAAGAAGAGCGAGATCCAGAAATTATACGAGGAATACGATGAATTAGCCCTTAAACTTTTTAAATATACAATTATGTTTGATATGCTGGACGGTCGCAACAGCTGCTCTAAAACAGATGTTGATGCCTCGATGCTGCATATGAATTATACCGATAATTTTTTTATGCCGATAAATACAATTAATAACTATAATTGCCCATAA
- a CDS encoding tyrosine-type recombinase/integrase: MEDHLRLLFDKLFECLNGYYKLDDYSIFRINELLVNLMDFSKDSMNIGLSVNDLLISFRDKVIPEMHISEAFMFYKKRIINILIKIESGENTKIWKYERHLKRYPLSEYYENLLAEYSSVLYGLTDSSKYCYLTNVRRFISVLEKKEINTVSLLNKKDVYQTLYEMMTSEHGLDKSTFKCIRKFIEFLISSEKAPQLEGILLDSRASSPVIYNKKNFTQEQLMEIIQCIDKNTSIGKRDYAIMMIALNTLLRSVDIASLTLEYFYPDKKEIMLKCSKNGKIQRFELSSKTVDAVIDYIENGRPETEDRHLFIRSRRPYIAISRKGTIQSIFLKLRNMTSIDHELKDGLTFHGIRRSVASLMVGNNEDIYLVAEILGHNEISATKLYTQLDASLLKECSLSFEGIEIRKGIYSNEPE; this comes from the coding sequence ATGGAAGACCATTTGAGATTATTATTTGATAAGTTATTTGAATGCCTAAACGGTTATTATAAGCTTGATGATTATAGTATTTTTAGAATTAATGAATTATTGGTGAATTTGATGGATTTTTCAAAGGATTCAATGAATATAGGTTTATCTGTCAATGACCTTTTAATCTCTTTCAGAGATAAGGTTATCCCTGAAATGCATATTTCAGAAGCTTTTATGTTTTATAAAAAAAGGATTATTAATATTCTCATTAAAATTGAATCAGGTGAAAACACAAAAATCTGGAAATATGAAAGACATTTAAAACGTTATCCCTTAAGTGAATATTATGAGAATCTGCTTGCTGAATATTCTTCTGTACTTTATGGATTAACAGACTCGAGTAAATATTGCTACCTGACTAACGTAAGAAGATTTATTTCTGTTCTGGAGAAGAAAGAAATCAACACTGTTAGTTTGCTTAATAAAAAGGATGTATATCAAACACTTTATGAAATGATGACAAGCGAACATGGACTTGATAAATCAACATTTAAATGTATAAGAAAATTTATTGAGTTTCTCATTTCAAGTGAAAAAGCACCTCAACTGGAGGGAATTCTTCTTGATAGCAGAGCATCTAGCCCAGTCATTTATAATAAGAAAAACTTTACTCAGGAACAACTTATGGAGATCATTCAATGTATTGACAAAAATACGTCAATTGGTAAAAGAGACTATGCAATCATGATGATTGCATTGAATACATTACTTAGAAGTGTTGATATTGCATCTCTAACCTTGGAATACTTTTATCCTGATAAAAAAGAAATAATGTTAAAATGCTCTAAAAATGGGAAAATACAACGTTTTGAGTTATCTTCCAAGACCGTTGATGCAGTTATTGATTATATTGAAAACGGGCGCCCTGAAACTGAGGATAGACATCTATTCATCAGATCTAGGCGGCCTTATATCGCTATATCAAGAAAAGGCACCATCCAAAGTATCTTCTTAAAACTGCGTAATATGACTTCTATTGATCACGAACTCAAAGATGGACTAACGTTTCATGGCATCCGAAGATCTGTAGCTTCTCTGATGGTCGGCAATAATGAAGATATTTATTTGGTGGCTGAAATTCTTGGACATAATGAAATTAGTGCTACAAAACTTTATACACAGCTTGATGCTTCGTTACTAAAAGAATGTTCTTTATCGTTTGAAGGAATTGAAATTAGGAAAGGAATTTATAGTAATGAACCAGAATAA